The genomic window GTAGATGCCCTTGTCGGTGTTGCAGCACGACGAGTAGATCGTGATCTCGAACTTGCCCGGCTCCACCTCCACCAGGCCGCGCTGCTGCGCGACGGATCCGAGGATCTGGAAGAACTGGCTGATCGATTCCGATTCGGAATCCCCCGACACCGAGTTCATCTTCGTGAAGACGGCCTTCACGAAACGGGATGCCGACGACAGGTCACCGGGCAGGCCGATCGCCCCCATCCCGCGGCTGTAGACGTCGAAGTCCACCTCAGGGGCGAAGTTGTTCTCCGGCGGGTTCTTCGACAGGTGCATGAAGTTGTTGAGGTTGAACGACTGGATGTCGAAGGTCGGGTTGTTGGTCATCACTCCGAAGGGGTTGTCGTACACCCTCAGCCCCTCCTTCACGCTCTCCACCGTGATCGAGCCGTCCCTGTCGGAGATGATCCAGTGCAGGGGCGACGGCGGGAACTCGGCGCTGAACGCGGCATCCGTCACGACCACGT from Microbacterium sp. zg-Y625 includes these protein-coding regions:
- the bsh gene encoding choloylglycine hydrolase — translated: MCTGANYTTKDHYFGRNLDLEFSYHETVTITPRNFPFEFRKVPTLATHHAIIGMANIADGYPLYYDATNEKGLSMAGLNFPGNADYKQEDPAKTNVGSFEFIPWVLAQFETVAEVRAALADVVVTDAAFSAEFPPSPLHWIISDRDGSITVESVKEGLRVYDNPFGVMTNNPTFDIQSFNLNNFMHLSKNPPENNFAPEVDFDVYSRGMGAIGLPGDLSSASRFVKAVFTKMNSVSGDSESESISQFFQILGSVAQQRGLVEVEPGKFEITIYSSCCNTDKGIYYYTTYENSQVTGVDMHKEDLDATTLVDYPLVKGQQIHMQN